From one Dysidea avara chromosome 9, odDysAvar1.4, whole genome shotgun sequence genomic stretch:
- the LOC136265704 gene encoding bifunctional peptidase and arginyl-hydroxylase JMJD5-like, with protein sequence MRFLILLQFISISIGTNQDDLPGHMQPIGSHRPPEESILVINSVPDPLEFYEKYMGTHTPVLMKGAIAGTPAVTKWINDEYLSDSFGEEPVDLEVGKKENRTGDTDETTMAEFLKRYKSEDIYLVNDMPMGMQQEWMVPRCLLCGGYTEYFNFCYIWFSSGGTKSVLHTDAYQNLHCLTSGIKEFVLIPPEYIEIIGPEHGLQGYYDIDVEKVNMTSHPGMMEVPWYYVRVEPGDCLFIPFNWIHHVASHGRNLGVNIWWSWFEFQRKKCPEDLSEVPPFMPLAQFKLRPEKQILAMFTDIARDDGYAYAEDLLATLPPEYDKETMLHVFDLLDPGCNGKLLVSKLLDDEFLEERYQVLRAFIEPSDIEDQYEDDMDDDGPISYNNNDDWDGDIQVPSEAEVNKFVKRYSREVDGEDRDVPTSHNEL encoded by the exons ATGCGATTTCTTATTCTACTACAATTCATTAGTATATCTATTGGAACTAATCAAGATGATCTACCAGGACACATGCAGCCAATAGGATCACACAGACCACCAGAGGAAAGTATACTGGTGATTAACAGTGTTCCCGACCCACTGGAGTTCTACGAGAAGTACATGGGCACACACACTCCAGTGTTAATGAAGGGAGCGATAGCAGGTACTCCAGCGGTAACCAAGTGGATCAATGACGAGTATTTGAG TGACTCATTTGGTGAAGAACCAGTTGATCTTGAGGTTGGAAAGAAAGAGAACAGGACTGGAGATACTGACGAAACTACAATGGCAGAATTTTTAAAG CGTTACAAGAGTGAGGACATATACCTGGTTAATGATATGCCCATGGGTATGCAGCAAGAGTGGATGGTGCCACGTTGTCTGTTGTGTGGTGGATATACTGAATACTTTAACTTCTGCTATATATG GTTCAGTAGTGGTGGAACCAAGTCTGTACTTCACACTGATGCCTACCAGAATCTTCATTGTCTTACCAGTGGCATTAAAGAGTTTGTACTGATTCCTCCTGAATATATTGAGATTATAGGACCAGAGCATGGCCTACAGGGATACTATGACATTGATGTAGAAAA GGTCAACATGACATCACATCCAGGAATGATGGAGGTACCATGGTACTATGTGAGGGTGGAACCAGGAGACTGTTTGTTTATACCTTTCAATTGGATACACCAT GTGGCATCACATGGTCGTAATTTGGGTGTCAACATTTGGTGGAGTTGGTTTGA ATTTCAGAGAAAAAAGTGCCCTGAGGACTTAAGTGAAGTTCCCCCTTTCATGCCACTGGCACAATTCAAGTTACGTCCAGAGAAACAGATACTAGCAATGTTCACAGATATTGCTCGTGATGATGGATATGCGTATGCTGAAGATCTTTTGGCAACG CTACCACCAGAATATGACAAAGAGACTATGCTTCAT GTATTTGATCTTCTTGATCCTGGATGTAATGGAAAATTACTAGTATCAAAGCTACTTGATGATGAATTTTTGGAGGAGAGATATCAAGTGTTAAGAGCCTTCATAGAACCATCAGACATTGAAGATCAGTATGAAGATGACATGGATGATGATGGTCCTATCAGttacaataataatgatgacTGGGATGGTGATATACAG GTACCATCTGAAGCAGAAGTTAACAAGTTTGTCAAGAGATATTCAAGAGAAGTTGATGGTGAAGACAGAGATGTTCCTACAAGTCACAATGAATTATAA